CGGCAGATTCAATACAGACGAGGCATAAGGGCTGGGCGTGGTCAAATCAGGGAAATCAGTTTCTTACGGGGAGCAAGTATATAAAAGATCTAACAAGACCGTGGCAGTCAATTTCTCAGTCAATTTCATATCCGATGGCGGGTACGTTTTCGAATTTGAGGTCTGCACTAACAGCAGATAAACTGAGGAAAGTAACTATACAATGGACTGCACAGGGTGAAGGACAGTATGCGTATTGGTATCAGGATTCTTCAAAAATCAATGACAATTATTACATATACAGGGGAATGAAACAAGTACCGTTCAAAGTATTTGCTGATACACTTGTAATTGATAATCCATCAATACCAACATACAGGTATGAGAAAAGACAAGTGAACTGTGCGTTTGTTGAGTCATCGGATATATATCCTTTTACGAACAGCTGGAATCCGACAACAGACTCGCTCGGTGGAAAACTTCTGCTATATACGTTTGGTTCGAGTTATGATACGAGCATTACTACACCATATAAGAACAGGAATTTAGTTATACAACAACCGCAATATGATATTATGTTCATTTGGGCACCGAGGCTTGTGAACACTGGCGGAGCAGGACAGCCGGGAGAGGAATTTTATATTTATCCTTACAATGCAACAAGACCGTATTATAACGGCACAGCCCCTTTGATTTATGAATTCTCAACAACGGCACCTGTAGTACCCGTTATAAATATCTCGACGGAATTACCTGAGAAGTATGATTTAATGCAGAACTACCCGAATCCGTTTAATCCTGTTACAAACATACGGTTCATGCTGCCTGAAAAATCATACGTGACGATAAAGGTTTACAACATGCTTGGTCAGAAAGTTAAAACTCTGATAAACAATGAGAAGCTGGATGCGGGTACACATCAGACAAGGTTCAGCGGCGAGGGACTTGCGAGCGGAATATACTTTTACGCTATACAGACAGAGAAGTTTGTTCAGACAAAGCGGATGGTGCTATTGAAATAGTTATTAATTAAGGAAATAACACACAGAAAATGACCAGTTGTTAATGATAAGAACTGATTTAAGATAATAACAAAAGAGTACTTTACAGGAAATAAATATTATTGTAAGAGTTTATTCGGAAAGAGGAAAATAATAGATTACTGATTTTTACGGTCTTAGCAGGGCAGAAGGGATAACTCATATAAATAATTATTTAAGAAATTAGAAAAGATGCATACTATTATTACAGTATGCATTTTATTTCCTCATAAAATAGATTATTATTATTTAATCACATCAAACAATTTAAAAGGAGTTAGAGATGGAAACACCATCAGATTTTGGATTAGTCATAATAATAGCAATTATTTTCTTTTTGTTCCTTTCGGGTATAAGGATAATTAGACCTACACACAGAGGGTTAATAGAGCGTCTCGGAAAGTACAAAAAGTTTGCGAATCCGGGGTTTCACTGGATAATACCCGTGATTGATAAAATGTACCCGGTAAATATTACGGAGCAAATGATAGACGCCCAGCCTCAGGAGATAATCACAAACGATAATCTGAACGCAACAGTTGACGCACAGGTTTATTTTAAAGTACTTGACTCAGAGGAATACGTGAAAAATTCTCAGTATAATGTAAATAATTATCAATGGCAGATTGTGAACCTTGCAAGAACAACACTAAGGAATATAATCGGAACTCTTACGTTGAAATCTGCTAACAGCGAGAGAGGAAAGATTAATTCAGAATTACACAAAACTTTAGCCGAGGAGACTAAAAACTGGGGAATTGAAATTGTTAGGACAGAGTTGAAACAAATTGACCCACCGCATGATGTTCAGGAGACGATGAATAAAGTGGTTAAAGCGGAGAATGAAAAAATATCTGCGATTGACTATGCAACGGCTGCTGAAACAGTGGCTGACGGGCAAAAGCGTGCAAAGATAAAAGAGGCAGAGGGATTTAAGCAGTCAAAAATACTTCAAGCAGAAGGCGAAGCGGAGGCTATCAAACTTGTTAATGAAGCAGCGGATAAGTTTTTTACAGGAAATGCACAGCTATTGAAAAAGCTGGAAACGTTAGAAGCATCATTGAAGTCAAACGCTAAGATAATAGTACCCGCAGGTTCAGAGCTTGTGAATGTAATAGGAGATATGGCGGGTGTACTTCCTATGAAGAGGAAAGACGAGAAGAAGGAAGAGCAAAAGTAAAGAATCTATTTATTGAATAAGAAAGCCCGTGCAAGCACGGGCTTAATATATATCAATCTATTTATTGTAAAGATTCCAGAGTTTTGAAATAACTTCATCGAGTGCGGGACCAAGTATTGCGGGATCATCCGTTTTTGACGGCATATTCTCAAATATAACATAAGGAACTGTCACTCCATTAATATCAAGATAGTCTGTAGTTCCGGAAATAACATCATGAAAGTCAACTTCTTTATACATTTTAGTGAGTTTAGCATCCGGCAGCCCATGTTCAAGAATTGAATCGGGTTTATTAGGATTGAAACGTTTGCGGTTCTTGCGAAGTGATTCCTCGAACGGAACATTTATGTATAGTAAAGCTGCATTTTCAAGTAACTCTTTTGAAAGATGCTTGAATGCAGTCTTATACCCGCCGTGCTCCGTACCCCTTGAGAATTCAATTAAATGAGTTACATCCTTAGCTCTATCCTCAAGGTCTCGTACGCTTTTTGCATAGTCAAAAGAAATCCTCTCAATTAATAAATGCCATAAGTATTCTTCTTTAAAATATCCTTCTGAATCCGAATGGAGTCTTGGTTTCCGGAATTTCTTTTCAAGAATATCGTCTTCTTCAAACCATGTCCAGAGCATCGGGAAATCGTCAATTTCAACGAGTTTTCCTATGTGAAATCTTTCTCTTCTTTCAGTTTCGCTTGTATTTTTAATATAATTAATTACTTCTGATTTTCCTGAAGCCGGTCTTCCAAGTAATATGATTTTTTCAAATAATTGTTTCATAGTCGTAGTATTTAAAGTTTAGATAAAGTCCTGCAAAATAGGTAATTTAAAAGAATTTTTATAGGTTATTTTTGTTTTATTTTCTATGTGAAAAAGAGAGGAGATGTGACGTTTCTATGCATAAAATGGGACAAAAGAGATTTCTCTTAAAATAAAAATTCAATAAATAAATAAGTAATAAAGAATAAATTTTATTATACAAATAATAAGGATTATAGAAATTGAACATTGATGATTTAAATCAGAAACAAAGAGAAAAGATTTCAGAGTTCGGCGTTAATACATGGTATGTGATGGAAATGCTGAATCAGTTTGAAAAGACCCCTGAGGCAGTAAGCGATTATTGGAGAGAGTTTTTTAGGTCAATTGATATTGATTTAAGAAAAACCGGAGAGTACATTAAAGAAAAGAGAAATACAGAAGTCAATAAAACAGATGCTTCCGGAGTAAAGCAAAGCAATGCAAAACTTCCGACTCCTGTTGCAGGCGAGGATGTAATACCGATACGCGGTGCAGGAGTAAAGATTATTGAAAACATGGACAGCAGCCTTACGATTCCGGTTGCGACTTCGCTCCGCACTATCCCTGTCAAAGTTCTTGAAGAAAACAGAAAGTTTATTAATAATCATTTCAGAAAAACCAAGCAGGGAAAAATATCATTCACGCACATTATCGGCTGGGCAATTGTAAAGGCGCTTAAGACTATACCTGTTCTGAATAATGCTTATACGATAATTGACGGAAGTCCGATGGTAATTAAGCGAAACGATGTAAACATAGGGCTTGCTATTGACCTTATAAAAAAGGATGGATCACGTTCTTTGATAGTACCTAATATTAAAAAGGCAAATCTTATGAACTTCAGACAATTTTTCGATTCATACAATGATATTATAAACAGGGCAAGAAGCAACAAGATAGAAGTATCCGATTTTATGGGTACAACTATTTCACTCACAAATCCTGGAACAATAGGAACTTCTTCATCTAATCCCAGATTAATGGTTGGTCAGGGTGCAATTATTGCGACCGGTAGTATTGACTATCCGCCGGGGTTTGAAGCAGCAAGCGGACAGATATTTTCAACTCTCGGAATAAGTAAAGTAATGAACATCACGAGTACTTATGATCACAGAATAATTCAGGGAGCAGAGTCAGGATTATTCCTTAAAAAGATAAGCGAACTCATTTCAGGTGAAGATAATTTTTATGAAGAGATATTTGAAGACCTTGGGTTGCTCGTGAAGCCACTTATTTGGAAGCCTGACAACAACCCGGAGGATTTTGATTCTTCTTTTAATATAAAAGAGATTGAGAAATATACCCGTGTTACACAACTTATGAACA
The window above is part of the Ignavibacteria bacterium genome. Proteins encoded here:
- a CDS encoding T9SS type A sorting domain-containing protein, producing the protein ADSIQTRHKGWAWSNQGNQFLTGSKYIKDLTRPWQSISQSISYPMAGTFSNLRSALTADKLRKVTIQWTAQGEGQYAYWYQDSSKINDNYYIYRGMKQVPFKVFADTLVIDNPSIPTYRYEKRQVNCAFVESSDIYPFTNSWNPTTDSLGGKLLLYTFGSSYDTSITTPYKNRNLVIQQPQYDIMFIWAPRLVNTGGAGQPGEEFYIYPYNATRPYYNGTAPLIYEFSTTAPVVPVINISTELPEKYDLMQNYPNPFNPVTNIRFMLPEKSYVTIKVYNMLGQKVKTLINNEKLDAGTHQTRFSGEGLASGIYFYAIQTEKFVQTKRMVLLK
- a CDS encoding SPFH domain-containing protein, yielding METPSDFGLVIIIAIIFFLFLSGIRIIRPTHRGLIERLGKYKKFANPGFHWIIPVIDKMYPVNITEQMIDAQPQEIITNDNLNATVDAQVYFKVLDSEEYVKNSQYNVNNYQWQIVNLARTTLRNIIGTLTLKSANSERGKINSELHKTLAEETKNWGIEIVRTELKQIDPPHDVQETMNKVVKAENEKISAIDYATAAETVADGQKRAKIKEAEGFKQSKILQAEGEAEAIKLVNEAADKFFTGNAQLLKKLETLEASLKSNAKIIVPAGSELVNVIGDMAGVLPMKRKDEKKEEQK